ATTAACACCATCCACACTGGTTGAAAATATTCAAAAAGTAAGCGCAGATTTGGATAATTACTTAAAAAGATTTGCTGCCCTTCCACCCAATCAGGCAGCAGAAAAAATTGTAAAACATATTCTCAGTTATCTGCAAAACGAGGAGGAATAATGCTCGGAAGAACAAAAAAGATACATTTTGTCGGCATCGGTGGCATCGGAATGAGTGGTATAGCAGAATTTCTACACAATCAAGGACTCGAAATAACTGGTTCTGATCTGAAAAAATCAGACCTAACGGCACATTTAGAATCGTTGGGGATAAAAATTGAGGAAGGTCATCGCCAAGAAAATGTTGGAGACGCGGATGTAGTAGTTAAATCCAGCGCCGTAAGAGATGATAATGCAGAAATTATCGCTGCCAGAGAAAAGAAAATACCTGTTATTCGCAGAGCTGAGATGTTGGCTGAAATAACCAGAATGAGTTTTTCCATTGGAATTTCAGGAACCCACGGCAAGACGACTGCCACTTCTATGGCAGGTTCTGTTTTAGAAAGTGCCGGTTTGGAACCAACCATCATTGTGGGCGGGAAAGTGAAAAACTTTGGCAGTAACAATGTTATGGGTAGTGGAAAATATATCGTTGTGGAAGCGGATGAATATGACCATTCTTTTTTGTCGCTAACTCCTTGCATTGCAGGTATAACCAATGTTGATGAAGACCATCTTGATTGTTACAGCAATTTGGATGATATCAAAAAATCGTTTATAGAATATGCTAATAAGGTTCCTTTCTTCGGCAGCGTTATTGCCTGCTTAGATGATCCAGGAGTTCAATCAATATTGCCCTCCATAAATAAGAGAATTGTCACTTACGGTTTTTCTCGTCAAGCAGATGTTCAGGCAAGAGATATAGAGATGCAAGGTTTTGGCTCTTCTTATGATCTGCTTTTTAAAGATTACAAATTGGGACGCATAACTCTGAAAGTAAATGGCAGACACAATATTCAGAATTCCTTGCTGGCTGCGTCCATAGGTTTGGAATTGGATATTCCTTTTTCGGCAATTCTGGAAGGGCTGAATAAATTCAGTGGAGTTTATAGAAGATTTGATTTGAAAGGGGAAGCGGCTGGAATAACCATTTATGATGATTATGCACATCATCCTACCGAAATCAAAGCGACTTTGGAAGGTTTCAAAGATAGTGCCAAAAGGCGGATTGTTACCTTATTTCAACCCCATCTGTATTCTCGCACCAGAGATTTTTATGAGAAATTTGGCAAATCCTTTTTTTCTTGCGACTGTTTAATCTTAGCTCCCATCTATCCTGCCCGCGAACAACCCATTCCGGGCATAACTTCTAAACTGATTGCCGATGCGGCTATTCAAAGTGGACATCATCAAGTTCATTTAATTGAATCAAATGCTGAAATTGTCAGCCAAACCCTTTCTCTGCTTAAAGAAGGAGACATACTAATAACTATGGGAGCAGGGAATATTTGGCAATATGGAGAAGAAATTTTAAAGGAATTAAAGAATTATGTTGACACAAACCATAACAACTAAAATAGTAGTAACTTGTAACGCTGATAGCATTTTTTTAAATTTTAACGCTGTTTAGCTAAAGGTTTTGGATACATAAGCTTATGGAACTAAACAAAGGGACTCGTAAACGACGCGGTAATAGCCGTTATTACCTGTTCTTTTTCTTTGCCTTAGCGGGTGTGGCTATTTTGGGTACAGGTCTGTGGTTTGGGCTTACTCACATAGAGCTTTTTACTTTCCAGAAAGTTCGCGTAACAGGCAATGAAGTTATCCCAGATACATTATTTTATACAATAGCTCAACCTTTTCTGGGTATGAATCTGTTAGCTGTTCCTTCTTCCGAGCTAAAATCCAAAGTTAAAACGCTCTCTCGCATTAAAAATGTTAAAGTTCATAAACATTTACCCGATACAATCAAGCTGGAAGTTACTGAATGTAAAGCTGCCATCTATTTAAAAACCATCGAGGGAGAACTTCATCCGGTGGATACAGAAGGTAAAATTTTAATAGAATATTCACCTATCAATAGAGAAGATTTGCCCATTTACAGCACTTACATAAGCAATAATCAAGTCCGACCGGGTATGAGGTTAAAAAATGCTGGGCTTCAAAGAGTGTTACAATTACACAAACGCATAACCAAAGAAGCTCCTGATTTTTTACCGCAAATTTCGGAATATTATTTGATAGATAATACCATTAACATTATTGACGCCAAGACAGGCACTCGTATCATACCTTCTCAGGAAGATATGGCAAAGCAATTAGCCCGTTACAAGTTTGTTCAAGATAACGGAAATATAAACAAACACAGCGTAGTTGATCTACGCTATAAAAACCAGGTTGTAGTTAAGGCAGGTAAGTAAATGAAACAATCTATAATCACCGCTTTGGATATTGGCTCTTCCAATGTTCGTTGTATCATTGCCAAAGAAGCTGCAGAAAAAAGATTGGAAATTTTAGGCATTGGAGAATATCCTTCCGAAGGCATAGAATGTGGTATCGTTAAAGATATTCAGGCTCTTTCCGGCTGTGTGGCAAAAGCAATTTCCACTGCGGAAAATGCGGCAAACACATCTGCTGCTAATATTTATTGCAATATAACAGGTGAACATATTAGAACGCAAATTGGAGACGGACGCATTTCCATCCCCTCTGAAATTCCCAATGAACCAGGAGAAATTACTGAAGAGCATATAGAACAGGTAATCAATGATGCTAAAAATAGCGTTAAAATTCAAAAAGGACTGGAGCGTTTTAGAATCTTACATGGCATTCCACATAACTTTGTGATAGATAATCAAGATGATATACATAATCCAGTTAATATGAACGGTTTTCATTTAATTGCCAGGGTCTATACCATTCTTGCCGAACTTACCCCTATGCGAAATTTAAGCAAATGTATTGAACTTGCTGGCTATACCATCAATCCAGAGAATTTCGTTTTGAATCATATCGCCATTTCTGAAGCCGTCCTATCTGAAGATGAACGACGGCTGGGTTCATTAGTGCTTGATATCGGAGGCGGAACTTGTGATTTAGCAATATACAATCGTGGCTCTTTGGAAAAAATATTGGTGATTCCCATGGCAGGAAAAAATAT
This genomic interval from Candidatus Cloacimonas sp. contains the following:
- the ftsA gene encoding cell division protein FtsA, with the translated sequence MKQSIITALDIGSSNVRCIIAKEAAEKRLEILGIGEYPSEGIECGIVKDIQALSGCVAKAISTAENAANTSAANIYCNITGEHIRTQIGDGRISIPSEIPNEPGEITEEHIEQVINDAKNSVKIQKGLERFRILHGIPHNFVIDNQDDIHNPVNMNGFHLIARVYTILAELTPMRNLSKCIELAGYTINPENFVLNHIAISEAVLSEDERRLGSLVLDIGGGTCDLAIYNRGSLEKILVIPMAGKNITEDLAIGLKTTLGNAEYIKVEYGNALASSVDQAEDIEVEGISGRSPSRKTRFLVSNVIQHRVEEILSLCYTKAKEFYTPELVTAGIILCGGTAKMKNLDVVLSESFNLNVKIATPDLSRLNGMISRLEDPAFATATGILYYALGKNNEPVNKSFTLPNLKNTKFMDKIKKILKDFT
- a CDS encoding FtsQ-type POTRA domain-containing protein, with amino-acid sequence MELNKGTRKRRGNSRYYLFFFFALAGVAILGTGLWFGLTHIELFTFQKVRVTGNEVIPDTLFYTIAQPFLGMNLLAVPSSELKSKVKTLSRIKNVKVHKHLPDTIKLEVTECKAAIYLKTIEGELHPVDTEGKILIEYSPINREDLPIYSTYISNNQVRPGMRLKNAGLQRVLQLHKRITKEAPDFLPQISEYYLIDNTINIIDAKTGTRIIPSQEDMAKQLARYKFVQDNGNINKHSVVDLRYKNQVVVKAGK
- the murC gene encoding UDP-N-acetylmuramate--L-alanine ligase — protein: MLGRTKKIHFVGIGGIGMSGIAEFLHNQGLEITGSDLKKSDLTAHLESLGIKIEEGHRQENVGDADVVVKSSAVRDDNAEIIAAREKKIPVIRRAEMLAEITRMSFSIGISGTHGKTTATSMAGSVLESAGLEPTIIVGGKVKNFGSNNVMGSGKYIVVEADEYDHSFLSLTPCIAGITNVDEDHLDCYSNLDDIKKSFIEYANKVPFFGSVIACLDDPGVQSILPSINKRIVTYGFSRQADVQARDIEMQGFGSSYDLLFKDYKLGRITLKVNGRHNIQNSLLAASIGLELDIPFSAILEGLNKFSGVYRRFDLKGEAAGITIYDDYAHHPTEIKATLEGFKDSAKRRIVTLFQPHLYSRTRDFYEKFGKSFFSCDCLILAPIYPAREQPIPGITSKLIADAAIQSGHHQVHLIESNAEIVSQTLSLLKEGDILITMGAGNIWQYGEEILKELKNYVDTNHNN